From the genome of Nitrosomonas sp., one region includes:
- a CDS encoding RNA methyltransferase yields MSKSPLDNIRIVLSHTSHAGNIGATARAMKTMGLKSLYLVNPLSFPDKEADIRAVSARDLLSQAQVCSSLDIALQDTVLAAALTSRSRELPHEKFDARAGARVLLEQAQHHPVALVFGAETSGLTAAEVSQCPLKIFIPTNPDYASLNLASAVQVMAYELRMALPDVEPCKKPQDTPATLDEIALFHQHLEKVMIQIDFLNPQQPKKLMQRIRRLFSRTQLEKEEINILRGILTAMEKKLPPKPPE; encoded by the coding sequence ATGTCCAAATCCCCGTTAGACAACATCCGCATCGTACTCAGTCATACCAGCCATGCAGGCAATATTGGCGCAACTGCTCGTGCGATGAAAACCATGGGGCTGAAATCGTTATATCTGGTAAATCCCCTGTCCTTTCCAGACAAGGAAGCCGACATTCGCGCAGTCAGCGCCCGGGATCTGCTCAGTCAGGCACAAGTATGCAGCAGTCTTGATATTGCGTTGCAGGATACGGTACTCGCTGCCGCACTGACATCCCGGTCACGTGAACTTCCGCATGAAAAATTTGACGCCCGGGCAGGCGCCAGGGTTTTGCTGGAACAAGCGCAGCACCACCCGGTAGCGCTGGTTTTTGGCGCCGAAACATCAGGGCTGACGGCAGCCGAAGTCAGTCAATGCCCATTAAAAATCTTCATCCCGACCAATCCCGATTATGCATCGCTTAATCTCGCCAGCGCAGTGCAAGTGATGGCTTATGAGCTGCGCATGGCGCTGCCGGACGTGGAACCGTGTAAAAAACCTCAGGACACGCCAGCCACACTGGATGAAATCGCGTTGTTCCACCAGCATCTCGAAAAAGTAATGATTCAAATTGATTTTCTGAATCCACAACAACCCAAAAAACTGATGCAGCGCATACGCCGATTATTTTCACGCACACAGCTTGAAAAAGAAGAAATCAATATCCTTCGTGGCATTCTGACCGCAATGGAAAAGAAGTTGCCGCCCAAACCCCCCGAATAA
- the yjjJ gene encoding type II toxin-antitoxin system HipA family toxin YjjJ — MSQYADAIRIQLSRGPLSAQQLIVNIGVSQPTISRALNRLGGEIVRIGAARSIQYTLRDNTRGLSDIPIYRVDTKGLLRQLGILIPVRPEGFVMRQEDGVALHSNGLPWWLFDMRPQGYLGRTYAARHGAELGLPVRLKDWNDTHALRALLVHGHDVVGNLLLGEIAKDRFLAAPVPDSILEGQKAAEYVRLAAVHGEIPGSSAGGEQPKFTAYVMTPDGPRYVIVKFSELTDESVSERWRDLLLAEHLALETLREANIPAAKTRIVDHGGQRFLEVERFDRIGSLGRCALYSLAALDAEFAGAEGDWPVMARRLAVGGHISQEAVDCADILWAYGTLIGNSDMHSGNLSFVSEHGRPYCIAPAYDMTPMAFAPNTGGRLLETIPEATFRVNVPNETWRRVEGLARAFLARVMVATGFSRRFDPCIAALKQHIETTSAKIERLG, encoded by the coding sequence ATGTCACAATACGCTGATGCTATTCGCATACAACTGTCTCGCGGGCCGTTATCTGCGCAACAACTCATTGTAAATATTGGTGTAAGTCAGCCGACTATTTCTCGCGCGCTGAACAGGCTTGGTGGTGAAATCGTTCGTATCGGAGCCGCACGATCTATTCAATACACTCTACGTGATAACACGCGCGGACTATCGGATATTCCGATTTATCGGGTTGATACAAAAGGCTTGCTCCGGCAACTGGGAATCCTGATTCCAGTTCGCCCGGAAGGGTTCGTCATGCGCCAGGAAGACGGTGTGGCCCTGCACAGCAACGGCCTGCCATGGTGGTTGTTTGACATGCGTCCCCAGGGATATCTCGGCCGGACGTACGCCGCTCGTCATGGCGCTGAACTTGGACTTCCGGTGCGGCTTAAAGATTGGAACGATACTCATGCTTTGCGGGCGCTGCTTGTGCACGGTCATGATGTGGTAGGGAATCTACTTTTAGGCGAAATCGCAAAAGACCGCTTTCTCGCTGCTCCCGTTCCTGATTCAATTCTGGAGGGTCAGAAGGCCGCGGAATATGTTCGATTGGCAGCCGTTCACGGTGAAATTCCCGGATCGTCAGCCGGGGGCGAGCAGCCAAAATTCACCGCCTATGTCATGACGCCAGATGGGCCACGGTACGTTATCGTAAAGTTCAGCGAACTGACGGATGAGTCTGTGAGCGAGCGCTGGCGGGATCTTCTGCTGGCCGAACATCTCGCGCTTGAGACGCTGCGAGAAGCCAACATTCCTGCTGCCAAAACACGGATAGTCGACCATGGCGGGCAGCGTTTCCTCGAGGTTGAACGTTTTGACCGCATTGGCAGCCTGGGTCGCTGTGCGCTGTACTCTCTGGCTGCGCTGGATGCCGAGTTCGCCGGAGCGGAAGGTGACTGGCCCGTCATGGCCAGACGTTTGGCGGTTGGCGGCCATATTAGCCAAGAAGCAGTGGACTGTGCAGATATCTTGTGGGCTTATGGTACGCTGATCGGCAACTCGGATATGCACAGCGGCAACCTGTCATTCGTCTCCGAACATGGTCGGCCATATTGCATTGCGCCAGCCTACGACATGACGCCAATGGCTTTTGCGCCCAACACTGGTGGTAGGCTACTTGAAACCATCCCCGAAGCGACTTTTCGCGTCAATGTGCCCAACGAAACCTGGCGTCGGGTTGAAGGCCTTGCGCGCGCGTTCCTCGCCCGGGTCATGGTGGCAACAGGGTTTAGCCGCCGCTTTGATCCGTGCATCGCCGCGCTGAAGCAGCACATCGAAACGACCAGCGCGAAGATCGAACGGCTGGGGTGA
- a CDS encoding TetR/AcrR family transcriptional regulator, with the protein MTDYCDIREAIVDKAVEIAEHSSWEAVRFFDIAAELNITLDDIRCYFREKEELIDAWFDRADGAMLKVAEQEEFLSLCTQKQLHRLIMTWLDAMAAHRAVTRQMIGAKLEPGHIHIQIPAIMRISRTVQWMREAAQRDATFLRRALEETALTTLYLATFTHWMFDESDQSQRTRSFLTYQLQMAEILDHTVFAQTQKKTRPSTEPASPEKPKPIPEMAVNSMNTDRTVSVEPANTPAENATVQMHSKSG; encoded by the coding sequence ATGACCGATTATTGCGACATTCGCGAAGCCATTGTCGACAAGGCGGTAGAAATCGCCGAGCATTCGTCCTGGGAGGCGGTCAGGTTTTTTGATATTGCTGCTGAACTGAATATCACATTGGACGACATCCGATGCTATTTTCGCGAGAAGGAAGAGCTGATCGACGCCTGGTTTGACCGTGCCGACGGCGCTATGCTCAAAGTGGCCGAGCAGGAAGAATTTCTTTCCTTGTGTACGCAAAAACAGTTGCACCGGTTAATCATGACATGGCTTGACGCGATGGCTGCGCATCGCGCCGTAACGCGGCAGATGATAGGCGCCAAGCTCGAACCCGGCCATATTCATATCCAGATACCCGCCATTATGCGCATCAGCCGCACGGTACAGTGGATGCGTGAAGCAGCACAGCGTGACGCCACTTTTTTACGCCGCGCGCTGGAAGAAACAGCGCTGACTACGCTCTATCTGGCGACATTTACCCACTGGATGTTTGACGAATCGGATCAATCGCAACGCACACGCTCATTTCTGACGTATCAATTACAAATGGCGGAAATACTCGATCATACGGTATTCGCTCAGACGCAGAAAAAAACCCGTCCATCAACTGAACCCGCATCACCGGAAAAACCCAAACCGATCCCGGAAATGGCCGTGAACAGCATGAATACGGATCGAACCGTATCCGTCGAACCAGCCAACACGCCAGCCGAAAATGCAACAGTCCAGATGCACTCGAAATCCGGCTAG
- a CDS encoding metal-dependent hydrolase, producing MDPLTHALSGALLARAAAPAKQRQCSHPHGTPRLPVRLQVATGFAAAAFPDIDFALRLIDTLTYLNWHQGPTHSLLMLPLWALLIAYLCAWLFREYSWRQFFLPACLGLAIHIAGDLITSYGLMLFAPLSTERYSLSLAFVIDPWFSLIIIAGLLASWFYPDKKTAAIVALTGLTGYVFFLWMLHSHAVGIANTYARTLPHARISVLPQPLSPFHWKIIIRQNENYHIARVNLIKKDDPRQNDADLWLLPQMAAAYRPVSEKSWQLLNQFGTDSAHASDIRQAWLHPAFEPFRTFAQFPLLERIDQADDALCYWFYDLRFKFPVLPPSFIFGICRQNNESDWQMMRHRGLFYID from the coding sequence ATGGATCCGCTCACGCATGCGTTGAGCGGCGCGCTGCTGGCAAGGGCGGCGGCGCCCGCAAAGCAGCGTCAATGTTCACACCCGCATGGCACGCCCCGTTTACCGGTGCGTTTGCAGGTTGCCACCGGCTTTGCTGCGGCGGCTTTCCCAGACATCGATTTTGCGTTACGCCTAATCGATACCCTGACCTATTTGAACTGGCACCAGGGTCCGACGCATTCGCTGTTGATGCTGCCGTTATGGGCGTTGCTGATCGCATATCTGTGCGCATGGTTATTCCGTGAATATTCATGGCGGCAATTTTTTTTACCGGCATGTCTGGGTCTGGCCATTCACATTGCCGGAGATTTAATCACGTCGTACGGACTCATGCTGTTTGCGCCGCTTTCAACCGAACGCTATTCACTGTCACTGGCTTTTGTCATCGATCCCTGGTTCAGCCTGATCATTATCGCGGGTCTGCTGGCTTCATGGTTTTATCCGGACAAAAAAACCGCTGCAATAGTCGCGCTGACCGGATTGACGGGATATGTTTTCTTTTTATGGATGTTGCATTCGCACGCCGTCGGCATCGCTAATACCTATGCCCGCACCCTGCCTCATGCGCGCATCAGCGTGTTGCCACAGCCGTTATCGCCCTTTCACTGGAAAATCATCATCCGGCAAAATGAAAATTACCATATCGCGCGCGTCAATCTCATCAAAAAAGACGATCCACGACAGAACGATGCAGATCTGTGGTTGTTGCCACAAATGGCTGCGGCCTATCGTCCGGTCTCAGAGAAAAGCTGGCAGTTGTTAAACCAATTCGGGACAGACTCAGCACACGCGTCTGACATACGGCAAGCCTGGTTGCACCCGGCGTTTGAACCTTTCCGCACATTTGCCCAGTTCCCGTTACTGGAACGCATTGACCAGGCTGACGACGCACTGTGCTACTGGTTTTATGACCTGCGTTTCAAATTCCCGGTACTGCCGCCGTCTTTCATATTTGGAATATGCCGCCAGAATAATGAATCAGACTGGCAAATGATGCGTCACCGGGGATTGTTTTATATCGATTAA
- the holB gene encoding DNA polymerase III subunit delta' has translation MSQQLVWQQQIWQKLMHNRAFRGHALLLKGKKGIGKFTFARLMAKSLLCLNPGAGNTACENCASCSWFEQRTHPDFRVLLPEALSEALNVQTSSVDHSLHETGDQQAAANKTAKKPGQQIGIDQIRKLNELVYLSGHQHGYKIVLIYPAETMNTAAASALLKKLEEPPENTLFILVSHQPQRLLPTIRSRCQQIAMPVPDTATASQWLEQQLQQTGCSEPKDGLMLLALSGFSPLSALSFQDKILQHRKFIEEISTPQRFDPLTMAEMVQNQDLAVTVDWLQKWCYDLVCFHAAGKVRYHAHLETRIQRICGQLNRQACMAYLRFLNTRQPLSRHPVNARLFLEEIFIHYGKLLTASSTFPVFAD, from the coding sequence ATGAGTCAGCAACTGGTCTGGCAACAGCAAATCTGGCAAAAATTAATGCACAACCGGGCATTCCGGGGACATGCGTTGTTGCTCAAGGGCAAAAAAGGTATCGGCAAATTCACATTTGCCCGGTTGATGGCCAAATCGTTACTCTGTCTGAATCCAGGCGCAGGAAATACCGCATGTGAAAACTGTGCCAGTTGCAGCTGGTTTGAGCAGCGCACGCATCCCGATTTTAGGGTGCTTCTGCCGGAGGCGTTGTCTGAAGCGCTGAATGTGCAGACGAGTTCTGTTGATCATTCGCTGCATGAAACGGGCGACCAACAAGCTGCTGCGAACAAAACGGCAAAGAAACCCGGTCAACAGATCGGCATCGATCAGATCCGCAAATTGAATGAACTGGTATATCTATCCGGCCACCAGCACGGTTATAAAATTGTACTGATTTATCCTGCAGAAACGATGAATACAGCAGCGGCCAGTGCGTTATTAAAAAAACTGGAAGAACCGCCTGAAAACACTTTGTTTATTCTGGTTTCGCATCAGCCTCAACGGTTGCTGCCGACGATACGAAGCCGTTGCCAGCAAATTGCCATGCCGGTACCGGATACGGCGACGGCAAGCCAGTGGCTTGAACAGCAATTGCAGCAGACCGGGTGCAGTGAACCGAAAGATGGCCTGATGTTACTGGCGTTGTCCGGTTTTTCGCCGCTGTCTGCGCTGTCGTTTCAGGATAAAATATTGCAACACCGGAAATTTATAGAAGAAATCAGCACGCCACAGCGTTTTGACCCGCTGACAATGGCTGAAATGGTGCAGAATCAGGATTTGGCTGTGACAGTCGATTGGCTGCAGAAATGGTGTTACGATCTCGTGTGTTTCCATGCTGCCGGGAAAGTGCGCTATCACGCGCATCTGGAAACACGTATTCAGCGCATTTGCGGGCAGTTGAATCGACAGGCATGCATGGCGTATCTCCGGTTCTTGAATACGCGCCAGCCATTGTCCCGTCATCCGGTCAACGCTCGCCTGTTTCTCGAGGAAATTTTTATCCATTACGGCAAACTGCTCACCGCTTCATCGACCTTTCCCGTTTTTGCAGATTGA
- the tmk gene encoding dTMP kinase, producing the protein MRSGRFITLEGIDGAGKSTQLEFLATALRARGLTVIVTREPGGTPLGERLRDLLLDQSSAMHPETETLLMFAARREHIDKVIMPALVDGSWVISDRFTDASFAYQGGGRGLAWEKLALLEQWVQDTLQPDLTFYFDVPVELGRERVSTVKTLDRFEREQQDFFQRVRDAYLARAQQFPARIQVIDARQSVNAVKAAVEKALEPLFSQDSR; encoded by the coding sequence TTGAGATCAGGCAGATTTATTACGCTCGAAGGCATAGACGGCGCCGGCAAGTCTACGCAACTTGAATTTCTTGCCACGGCGTTACGCGCCAGAGGTTTAACGGTTATTGTGACCCGGGAACCGGGCGGCACGCCGCTCGGTGAACGATTGCGGGACTTGTTGCTCGACCAGTCGTCCGCCATGCATCCGGAAACGGAAACGTTGCTGATGTTCGCAGCCCGGCGCGAGCATATCGACAAAGTGATTATGCCGGCGCTGGTTGACGGCAGTTGGGTAATCTCGGACCGCTTTACCGATGCGAGTTTTGCCTATCAGGGCGGCGGAAGGGGACTGGCTTGGGAGAAATTGGCGCTATTGGAACAGTGGGTGCAGGATACGCTGCAACCCGATTTAACCTTTTATTTTGATGTGCCGGTCGAGCTGGGCAGGGAGCGTGTCAGTACGGTGAAAACGCTCGACCGTTTTGAACGGGAACAGCAGGATTTTTTTCAGCGGGTGCGTGACGCTTATCTGGCGCGTGCGCAGCAATTTCCCGCGCGTATCCAGGTTATCGACGCCCGTCAATCCGTTAACGCAGTCAAGGCGGCGGTTGAAAAAGCACTTGAGCCGTTGTTTTCGCAGGATTCGCGATGA
- the ampD gene encoding 1,6-anhydro-N-acetylmuramyl-L-alanine amidase AmpD, which produces MKIDADGCLHRDNSFRFIVSPNCDDRPEGVEITLLVIHSISLPPDEFCGDGVIELFTNRLDPETHPYYATIASLKVSCHFFIRREGEIIQFVPCSKRAWHAGASCWRGKDQCNDFSIGIELEGSDSTPFTDAQYSALTALTRCLQKHYPITDIAGHADIAPGRKTDPGPTFNWLKYAQLVGNNDCFSPR; this is translated from the coding sequence ATGAAAATTGATGCTGACGGCTGTCTTCACCGAGACAACAGCTTCCGGTTTATTGTTTCTCCCAACTGCGACGACCGTCCAGAAGGTGTTGAAATCACCCTGCTGGTCATTCACAGCATCAGCCTGCCGCCCGATGAATTTTGCGGCGATGGCGTGATTGAATTGTTCACCAACCGGCTCGATCCGGAAACACACCCGTATTACGCGACCATCGCCAGCCTGAAAGTATCCTGTCATTTTTTCATCCGCCGCGAAGGCGAAATCATTCAATTCGTCCCCTGCAGCAAGCGTGCCTGGCATGCAGGCGCTTCATGCTGGCGCGGCAAAGATCAATGCAATGACTTTTCCATCGGCATCGAACTCGAAGGCAGCGATTCAACGCCGTTCACCGACGCGCAGTATAGCGCATTAACCGCTTTGACCCGTTGCCTGCAGAAGCACTATCCGATCACGGACATCGCCGGGCATGCAGATATTGCGCCGGGACGAAAAACAGACCCCGGGCCAACCTTTAACTGGTTGAAATATGCACAGTTGGTTGGAAACAATGATTGTTTCAGCCCACGCTGA
- a CDS encoding BrnA antitoxin family protein, which translates to MKAKKFDSDFYNDKDIIATLDLSKAQRPLRAHRRVNVDFPAWMIESLDKEASRLGVTRQAIIKIWLAERLEAQSSVNK; encoded by the coding sequence ATGAAAGCCAAGAAATTTGATTCTGATTTTTATAATGATAAAGATATCATCGCTACACTTGATCTTTCAAAAGCACAGCGGCCGCTTCGAGCGCACAGGCGAGTTAATGTAGATTTTCCCGCCTGGATGATTGAATCCCTGGATAAAGAAGCAAGTCGTTTGGGCGTTACACGTCAGGCAATTATCAAAATATGGCTGGCAGAGCGCCTTGAGGCACAGTCGTCCGTTAACAAATAA
- a CDS encoding Glu/Leu/Phe/Val dehydrogenase, which produces MAEEILDPLIISEQQFDRARQYIHHLQSGLVDFLKQPKRVHIIHFPIEMDDCSVRTFRCYRVIHNLVFGPGKGGIRYHPEVTEEEVISLAKLMTWKCALINIPFGGAKGGVCCDVKALSQNELRRITRRFTSELLEVIGPYTDIPAPDMYTNEQTMAWIYDTYDVLNPGRNNLPVVTGKPIELGGSFGRKEATGLGCLYVTERFLSKQLIPEIAEIAGTRVAIQGFGNVGQVAAQEFCRRGARIVALSDSSGCIYAESGLNLDEVLQFKKEHGSLVGVPDTMTLTNEELIELDCDILIPAAVSNQIHAGNAHKIKARLIVEAANNPTTPTADEILHKNGVYLIPDIIANAGGVAVSYFEWVQNHANEQWDLETVNGKLNRKMYDCVDTVFKRWQGFVVGEEKCLDKITGEPLGCPDFRTVALATAIERVANATLMRGIWP; this is translated from the coding sequence ATGGCCGAAGAAATTCTCGATCCGCTGATTATCAGCGAGCAGCAGTTTGACCGGGCGCGTCAGTATATCCATCATTTGCAAAGCGGGCTGGTTGATTTTCTGAAGCAACCCAAGCGGGTTCATATTATTCATTTTCCCATTGAAATGGATGACTGCTCGGTGCGAACATTCCGCTGTTACCGCGTGATTCATAACCTTGTTTTTGGGCCGGGAAAGGGCGGGATACGGTATCACCCGGAGGTCACCGAAGAAGAAGTCATTTCTCTGGCCAAGCTGATGACCTGGAAATGTGCATTGATCAATATTCCATTCGGCGGCGCCAAGGGCGGGGTTTGTTGTGATGTCAAGGCACTCAGCCAGAACGAGTTGCGGCGCATTACCCGGCGGTTTACTTCCGAATTGCTGGAAGTGATCGGGCCGTATACCGATATTCCCGCGCCCGATATGTATACCAACGAACAAACCATGGCCTGGATTTATGACACCTACGATGTATTGAATCCGGGTCGCAACAATCTTCCGGTGGTAACCGGCAAACCCATCGAACTGGGCGGATCATTCGGCCGCAAGGAAGCGACCGGCCTCGGCTGTCTGTATGTCACTGAACGCTTTCTGTCGAAACAGCTTATTCCGGAAATTGCCGAAATTGCGGGAACGCGCGTTGCCATTCAGGGATTTGGCAATGTCGGCCAGGTTGCGGCGCAGGAATTCTGCCGGAGAGGCGCCAGGATTGTGGCGTTAAGCGATAGCAGCGGCTGTATTTATGCCGAATCCGGCCTTAACCTGGATGAAGTCCTGCAATTCAAAAAAGAACATGGTAGCCTGGTTGGCGTACCGGACACCATGACCCTGACCAACGAAGAACTGATCGAACTGGATTGCGACATCCTGATTCCCGCAGCAGTCAGCAACCAGATTCATGCGGGCAACGCCCACAAAATCAAAGCCAGACTGATTGTCGAAGCCGCCAATAATCCGACAACACCGACCGCCGACGAAATCCTGCACAAAAACGGCGTCTATTTGATCCCGGATATCATTGCCAATGCTGGCGGCGTGGCGGTCAGCTATTTTGAATGGGTGCAAAATCACGCCAACGAACAATGGGACCTGGAAACAGTCAACGGCAAGCTGAACCGGAAAATGTATGATTGTGTGGATACGGTATTCAAACGCTGGCAGGGTTTTGTCGTTGGCGAGGAAAAATGCCTGGATAAAATTACCGGTGAACCACTCGGTTGCCCGGATTTTCGCACAGTGGCTTTAGCGACCGCCATCGAGCGTGTTGCGAATGCGACCCTGATGCGCGGCATCTGGCCTTGA
- a CDS encoding acyl-CoA thioesterase — protein sequence MNDTASDPALHVPLPEGQPVLRMVPMPSDTNHAGDIFGGWIMSQVDIAGSISAIRRARGRIATVAVNSFVFKQPVMVGDLVSFYADILKVGRTSITVNVTVYAQRGVREGGEEICIKVTEAVLTYVAIDDNRRPRVMPEA from the coding sequence ATGAATGATACCGCAAGCGACCCGGCGCTTCATGTTCCCTTGCCGGAAGGGCAGCCGGTATTGCGCATGGTGCCGATGCCGTCGGATACCAATCATGCCGGTGATATTTTCGGCGGCTGGATCATGTCGCAGGTCGATATTGCAGGCAGTATTTCCGCGATCCGGCGTGCGCGCGGACGGATCGCGACAGTGGCCGTCAATTCGTTTGTGTTCAAGCAACCTGTGATGGTCGGCGACCTTGTCAGTTTTTATGCCGATATCCTTAAAGTGGGGCGTACTTCAATTACCGTCAATGTGACTGTTTATGCGCAGCGCGGCGTGCGTGAAGGCGGCGAAGAAATCTGCATTAAAGTGACGGAAGCGGTATTGACCTATGTGGCCATCGATGACAACCGGCGGCCCAGAGTCATGCCGGAAGCCTGA
- a CDS encoding sulfotransferase domain-containing protein — translation MSNLPQRTHIYQNHHMDSTRWDYFEPRDNDIVIATSYKAGTTWTQAIVAHLLYPDGDFPAAPFEMSPWLDMRIFPLEVVLNKLKAQQHRRFIKTHLPLDGLVYNENIKYLYIARDARDVFMSLWNHYRGMKDEAFLLMNNLPGREGDELPPSPEDIHVFWKNWITRGAFAWESDGWPYWSHLSNVQSWWNFRHLPNIELFHYGDMLADTEGEIRRMAAFLEIEVPDNAWEGIVKAVSFAEMKQQGELYAPGGGQLWKGGANTFMHKGTNERWRDVLADDELAQYDAACDRALTAECRQWLEHGGRI, via the coding sequence ATGTCGAATCTACCGCAACGCACGCATATATATCAGAATCACCATATGGACAGTACACGCTGGGATTATTTTGAACCCCGGGATAATGATATTGTTATTGCCACATCGTATAAGGCGGGCACAACATGGACGCAGGCCATTGTTGCGCATTTGCTTTATCCAGATGGCGACTTTCCCGCAGCGCCGTTTGAAATGTCGCCCTGGCTGGATATGCGTATTTTTCCGCTTGAAGTGGTGCTGAATAAATTGAAAGCCCAGCAGCACCGCCGGTTTATCAAAACCCATCTACCATTGGACGGACTGGTTTACAATGAAAATATTAAATATCTCTACATCGCCCGCGATGCGCGTGACGTTTTTATGTCGCTATGGAATCATTATCGGGGGATGAAAGATGAAGCATTCCTGTTAATGAACAATCTGCCGGGCCGGGAAGGTGACGAACTGCCGCCTTCCCCGGAAGATATTCATGTGTTCTGGAAAAACTGGATAACGCGCGGCGCGTTTGCATGGGAAAGTGATGGCTGGCCGTACTGGTCGCATCTGTCAAACGTTCAGTCCTGGTGGAATTTCCGCCATTTGCCTAATATCGAATTGTTTCATTATGGTGATATGCTGGCGGATACCGAAGGCGAAATCCGCCGCATGGCCGCATTTCTTGAGATAGAAGTGCCTGACAATGCCTGGGAGGGTATCGTCAAGGCTGTATCTTTTGCCGAGATGAAACAGCAGGGTGAATTATATGCGCCGGGGGGTGGACAGCTCTGGAAGGGTGGGGCGAATACCTTTATGCACAAAGGTACTAACGAGCGCTGGCGTGATGTGCTTGCCGATGATGAGTTGGCGCAGTACGACGCGGCTTGTGACAGGGCGCTGACCGCTGAATGCAGGCAATGGCTTGAACATGGCGGCCGGATTTGA
- a CDS encoding aminodeoxychorismate/anthranilate synthase component II has translation MLLMIDNYDSFTYNLVQYFSELGEDVEVYRNDEITVDRISQLSPDRIVISPGPCTPNEAGISLSVIQQFCEKTPVLGVCLGHQSIGQAFGGKIIHAKKLMHGKTSPIYHKNTGVFRDLPNPLTATRYHSLVIDRATLPDCLEITAWTEDDEIMGVKHKTLMIEGIQFHPESILSEHGHDILRNFLTQTQH, from the coding sequence ATGTTATTAATGATTGATAATTACGATTCTTTTACCTACAACTTGGTGCAATATTTTTCGGAACTCGGTGAAGACGTTGAGGTATACCGTAATGATGAAATTACCGTGGACAGGATTTCTCAATTGTCCCCGGATCGCATTGTTATCTCGCCCGGCCCCTGCACGCCGAATGAAGCGGGCATTTCTTTATCGGTCATTCAACAATTCTGTGAAAAAACGCCTGTGCTTGGCGTTTGCCTGGGCCATCAAAGTATAGGCCAGGCATTCGGCGGAAAAATTATCCATGCAAAAAAACTCATGCATGGCAAAACCTCACCTATTTATCATAAAAACACAGGTGTTTTCCGCGATTTGCCCAATCCCTTAACGGCAACGCGTTACCATTCGCTCGTCATAGACCGGGCTACACTCCCGGATTGTCTGGAAATAACCGCCTGGACCGAAGATGACGAAATTATGGGCGTAAAACATAAAACTTTAATGATCGAAGGCATTCAGTTCCACCCCGAATCGATATTGAGCGAACATGGTCATGACATACTGAGAAATTTTTTAACGCAAACGCAACATTGA